From one Streptomyces sp. NBC_01478 genomic stretch:
- a CDS encoding MFS transporter, with the protein MSDTPARPSAVGRSAPVRPNTVVAVLAFAGIVVSLMQTLVIPIVPELPRLLDASASNTAWAVTATLLAAAVATPVIGRLGDMYGKRRMLLVSIVLLMAGSVVCALSDSVIPMIAGRALQGLAAGVIPLGISVMRDVLPAEKLAGATALMSASLGVGGALGLPSSAFIADNFDWHVLFWTSAALGAVALALVLVLVPESEVRTGGRFDLIGAFGMAVGLVCLLLAVSKGSDWGWTSTSTLGLFATTFVVLPVWGYYELRTGRPLVDLRTTARRQVLVTNLASVAIGFSMFAMSLVLPQVLQLPEATGYGLGRSMLAVGLVLAPQGLVMMTMSAVSARVTRAKGPKITLMCGAVVVAAGYGLSLVLMSEVWHITLIACTIGAGIGFAYGAMPALIMDAVPASETAAANSLNTLMRSIGTSFAGAVAGVVLARMTTDFGGNPLPAENGFKVVMAIGAGSAVLAFVIASFIPRRRITSQEGPATDGPADTAEVAEANV; encoded by the coding sequence ATGTCCGACACCCCTGCCCGGCCCTCAGCCGTCGGGCGCTCCGCCCCGGTGAGGCCGAACACAGTGGTGGCGGTGCTGGCCTTCGCCGGAATCGTCGTCTCGCTGATGCAGACGCTCGTCATCCCGATCGTCCCCGAGCTGCCCCGGCTCCTCGACGCCTCGGCGTCGAACACCGCCTGGGCGGTCACCGCCACCCTGCTCGCCGCCGCCGTCGCCACGCCGGTGATCGGCCGCCTCGGCGACATGTACGGCAAGCGCCGCATGCTGCTGGTCAGCATCGTCCTTCTGATGGCCGGCTCGGTCGTCTGCGCGCTGAGCGACTCCGTGATCCCGATGATCGCCGGACGAGCTCTGCAGGGTCTGGCCGCCGGTGTCATCCCGCTCGGCATCAGCGTCATGCGCGACGTGCTGCCCGCCGAGAAGCTGGCCGGCGCCACCGCGCTGATGAGCGCCTCCCTCGGCGTCGGCGGCGCCCTCGGCCTGCCCTCCTCCGCCTTCATCGCCGACAACTTCGACTGGCACGTACTGTTCTGGACCTCGGCCGCCCTCGGCGCCGTCGCCCTCGCACTCGTCCTGGTCCTCGTACCCGAGTCGGAGGTCCGCACCGGCGGCCGCTTCGACCTGATCGGCGCCTTCGGCATGGCGGTCGGCCTGGTCTGCCTGCTGCTGGCCGTCTCCAAGGGCAGCGACTGGGGCTGGACGAGCACCTCCACACTCGGCCTGTTCGCCACCACGTTCGTCGTCCTGCCGGTGTGGGGCTACTACGAACTGCGCACCGGCCGGCCACTGGTGGACCTGCGGACCACCGCCCGCCGCCAGGTACTGGTCACCAACCTCGCCTCGGTGGCGATCGGCTTCTCGATGTTCGCGATGTCCCTGGTACTGCCGCAGGTGCTCCAACTGCCCGAGGCGACCGGCTACGGCCTCGGCAGGTCCATGCTGGCCGTGGGCCTGGTACTGGCACCGCAGGGCCTGGTGATGATGACGATGTCCGCCGTGTCGGCACGCGTCACCAGGGCCAAGGGCCCGAAGATCACCCTGATGTGCGGTGCCGTCGTCGTCGCCGCCGGCTACGGCCTGAGCCTCGTGCTGATGTCCGAGGTCTGGCACATCACGCTGATCGCCTGCACCATCGGAGCCGGCATCGGCTTCGCCTACGGCGCCATGCCCGCCCTCATCATGGACGCCGTACCCGCCTCCGAGACGGCCGCCGCCAACAGCCTCAACACCCTGATGCGGTCCATCGGCACCTCTTTCGCCGGCGCCGTCGCCGGCGTCGTCCTCGCCCGGATGACCACCGACTTCGGCGGCAACCCACTGCCCGCCGAGAACGGCTTCAAGGTGGTGATGGCCATCGGCGCGGGCTCGGCCGTCCTCGCCTTCGTCATCGCCTCCTTCATCCCACGCCGGCGCATCACCTCTCAAGAAGGGCCGGCCACCGATGGCCCGGCGGACACCGCGGAGGTCGCCGAGGCGAACGTCTGA